A genomic stretch from Thiomicrorhabdus sp. includes:
- a CDS encoding ABC transporter substrate-binding protein, which translates to MSFKSLNDPFDASKSLLHKSDCNCPICQTEKTSSGLNDAQKQERIEQAAFSQQQSPAKSDSHPEYDAVLDSNEAIIDRAVESAVVRSVFGHNDMSRRSFLGMIGAGTAAAVLGSVFPMEEAKAAIKETMGLGPLEKKKLNIGFVPITCATPIIMAHPMGFYEKNGLDVDVIKTAGWAVARDKSLAKEYDASHMLTPMPLAMTMGAGSTATPFIMPTVENINGQAIVLHNDHKDKRDPKQWKGFKFGVPFEYSMHNFLLRYYVAEHGLDPDKDIQIRVVPPPEMVANLRAGNLDGYLSPDPFNQRAVWEKVGFIHTLTKDIWEGHPCCAFACSKEFAVTNPNTYGALLRSIIDATEYSAKQENRKEIAEAISPKNYLNQPVPVVQQVLTGRYADGLGSVMNVPDRIDFDPFPWHSMGVWILTQMKRWGYVKGDIDYNKIAEEVYLASETGEVMKKLGYTPPDKTYENYTIMGKEFDYTKPEEYIESFKIRRT; encoded by the coding sequence ATGTCATTTAAAAGCTTGAACGATCCATTTGATGCATCCAAAAGTCTGCTACACAAATCCGACTGCAACTGTCCAATCTGCCAAACGGAAAAAACGTCTTCCGGTCTGAACGATGCACAGAAACAGGAGCGCATTGAACAGGCGGCTTTCAGTCAACAGCAAAGCCCGGCCAAATCCGACTCACACCCCGAATACGATGCCGTTCTGGACTCGAATGAAGCGATCATCGATCGCGCCGTCGAAAGTGCGGTAGTACGTTCGGTTTTCGGCCACAACGACATGAGCCGCCGTTCTTTCCTCGGCATGATCGGGGCCGGAACCGCAGCCGCCGTACTCGGAAGCGTATTTCCAATGGAAGAAGCCAAGGCCGCGATTAAAGAAACCATGGGACTCGGCCCATTGGAGAAGAAAAAGCTGAACATCGGATTTGTACCGATCACTTGCGCCACGCCGATCATCATGGCGCACCCGATGGGGTTTTATGAGAAGAACGGCCTGGATGTCGATGTCATCAAAACCGCCGGCTGGGCGGTGGCACGCGACAAGTCGCTTGCCAAGGAATACGATGCCTCTCACATGCTGACACCAATGCCGCTGGCAATGACCATGGGGGCCGGTTCGACCGCTACGCCCTTCATCATGCCGACGGTGGAAAACATCAACGGTCAGGCGATCGTGTTACACAACGATCATAAAGACAAACGCGATCCGAAACAGTGGAAGGGCTTCAAATTCGGGGTTCCTTTCGAATACTCGATGCACAACTTCCTTTTGCGTTATTACGTAGCAGAACATGGACTCGATCCGGATAAGGACATCCAGATTCGCGTCGTTCCGCCACCGGAAATGGTGGCCAATCTGCGTGCCGGTAACCTGGACGGTTATCTGTCCCCCGATCCATTCAATCAGCGCGCCGTTTGGGAAAAAGTCGGCTTCATTCATACCTTGACCAAAGACATCTGGGAAGGCCATCCATGCTGCGCCTTTGCCTGCTCCAAAGAATTCGCGGTCACTAACCCGAATACTTACGGCGCTCTGCTCCGTTCGATCATTGATGCGACCGAATATTCCGCCAAGCAGGAAAACCGCAAGGAAATCGCCGAAGCCATCTCGCCGAAAAATTACCTGAATCAGCCGGTTCCTGTCGTTCAGCAGGTATTGACCGGCCGTTATGCCGATGGCCTGGGATCGGTTATGAACGTTCCCGACCGCATTGATTTCGACCCTTTCCCATGGCACTCAATGGGCGTATGGATTCTGACTCAGATGAAGCGCTGGGGTTATGTCAAAGGCGATATCGACTACAACAAGATCGCCGAAGAAGTGTATCTGGCGTCGGAAACCGGTGAAGTCATGAAAAAACTCGGCTATACGCCGCCGGATAAAACCTATGAAAACTACACAATCATGGGCAAGGAGTTCGATTACACCAAGCCGGAAGAGTATATCGAAAGCTTCAAAATTCGCAGAACCTGA
- the ntrB gene encoding nitrate ABC transporter permease translates to MFHSIKWKSALLSVVLLVLLLGIWEGVHQTPTETKPLTEYEMLMGGATQEARVPPPSEIIKLGYAELSDPFYDAGPNDKGIGIQLGYSIYRVTVGFLLAALIAIPIGFLVGMSPLMYGALNPFIQVMRPISPLAWMPLALFIIKDSEISAIFVIFICSIWPMLLNTAFGVANVRKDWVNVARTHELNPIKTALLVILPAAAPTILTGMRISIGIAWLVIVAAEMLVGGTGIGYYVWNEWNNLNLASVIFSIFMIGVVGMFLDMTLAYAARWVEYQE, encoded by the coding sequence ATGTTTCATTCAATCAAATGGAAATCGGCTCTGCTTTCAGTGGTTTTGCTGGTGCTTCTGCTGGGAATCTGGGAAGGAGTCCATCAGACGCCCACAGAGACGAAACCACTGACGGAGTACGAAATGCTCATGGGAGGCGCGACCCAGGAGGCGCGCGTTCCACCCCCGTCGGAAATAATCAAACTCGGCTACGCAGAATTGAGTGATCCCTTCTACGATGCCGGGCCAAATGATAAAGGGATCGGCATTCAACTTGGTTACTCGATCTACCGGGTCACCGTCGGCTTCCTGCTCGCGGCGCTGATCGCCATTCCAATCGGCTTTCTGGTCGGAATGTCGCCCCTGATGTATGGCGCACTCAACCCGTTTATTCAAGTCATGCGGCCAATTTCGCCGCTGGCCTGGATGCCTCTGGCGCTGTTTATTATTAAAGATTCGGAAATCTCGGCAATTTTCGTTATTTTCATCTGCTCCATCTGGCCGATGCTGCTGAATACCGCTTTCGGCGTCGCCAATGTCCGTAAAGACTGGGTCAATGTTGCCCGAACCCATGAACTCAACCCGATCAAAACCGCTTTGCTGGTCATCCTGCCGGCGGCCGCACCGACCATCCTAACCGGGATGCGCATCTCGATCGGTATCGCCTGGCTGGTGATCGTCGCCGCAGAAATGCTGGTTGGCGGAACCGGGATCGGTTACTACGTCTGGAACGAGTGGAACAATTTGAACCTCGCCAGCGTGATTTTCTCGATTTTTATGATCGGAGTCGTCGGAATGTTCCTCGACATGACGCTGGCCTACGCGGCACGCTGGGTCGAATACCAAGAATAG
- a CDS encoding ABC transporter ATP-binding protein, translating to MSKHFLEVQGLKKSYPGPGKSPEAVIFEDANFNVEKGEFICVIGHSGCGKSTILNILAGLDEASDGVVVMNGKEVAGPSLDRGVVFQNYSLLPWRTALHNVTFAVQARWPEWSKQQVMEHSHRYLDLVGLQGAHDRKPAQLSGGMRQRVSIARAFATQPQLLLMDEPFGALDALTRGVIQEELIKIWTESKQTVFMITHDVDEAILLSDRILLMSNGPKARIAESVKVSIPRPRKRTDIIHHDHYYTIRNHLVDFLVNRSQQIAEDTSAIQRYPQEIVFD from the coding sequence ATGAGCAAACACTTTTTAGAAGTTCAAGGGCTGAAAAAGAGTTACCCCGGCCCGGGAAAAAGTCCCGAGGCCGTCATTTTTGAAGACGCCAATTTTAATGTCGAAAAAGGAGAATTCATCTGCGTCATCGGACATTCCGGGTGCGGGAAATCGACCATTCTGAATATTCTTGCCGGTCTGGATGAAGCCTCGGACGGAGTGGTCGTGATGAACGGCAAGGAAGTGGCTGGCCCCAGTCTGGATCGCGGCGTCGTGTTTCAGAACTACAGCCTGCTCCCGTGGCGAACGGCGCTGCACAATGTGACCTTTGCGGTACAGGCACGCTGGCCGGAATGGAGCAAACAGCAGGTTATGGAACACAGCCATCGCTATCTGGATCTGGTCGGACTGCAGGGCGCGCATGATCGGAAGCCGGCACAGCTCTCCGGCGGGATGCGTCAAAGGGTCAGTATCGCCCGCGCGTTTGCCACTCAGCCGCAATTATTGCTGATGGACGAACCTTTCGGCGCGCTGGATGCTTTGACTCGCGGCGTCATTCAGGAAGAATTGATTAAAATCTGGACCGAATCCAAACAGACCGTGTTTATGATTACCCATGATGTCGACGAAGCGATTCTGCTGTCGGATCGAATTCTGCTGATGTCCAACGGGCCAAAAGCCCGCATTGCCGAATCGGTTAAGGTATCGATTCCAAGACCAAGAAAACGCACCGACATCATTCATCACGATCACTACTACACCATTCGTAATCATCTGGTCGATTTTCTGGTCAACCGTTCGCAGCAGATCGCCGAAGACACTTCTGCAATTCAACGCTATCCCCAGGAAATCGTGTTCGATTAA
- a CDS encoding sigma 54-interacting transcriptional regulator: MSVLYQSLFEKSSEAILIIAPYEDRIVHLNPAAARMFSNSAAELVQQPVSRIFKPSLAKLVAFTDEIVEKRHAWSNELKILLNGDQSQDVEISATLLSVSPSLLIAFTLYCPQKLRKRRELSEANRLHRDGLQHWQTIESVFREFERENQLILKAVGEGIYGVDIEGNATFVNPAAEKMLGWRASELIGRNMHALIHHSHSDGTPYNCENCHIYAAFKDGDVRHVDNEQFWTREGRPISVEYTSTPIMDNGRLVGAVVIFRDVSQRKLAEEKLHSALKEVQNLKQRLELENAYLQEEYRAEHNYKEIVGKSAAINKIVQQIELVAPTDANVLITGESGTGKELIARAIHESSGRKGRPLIRVNCASIPRELFESEFFGHIKGAFTGALADRAGRFELADGGSIFLDEVGEIPLELQSKLLRVLQEHQFERVGESKTRSIDVRIIAATNRNLKQEVVDKRFREDLYFRLNVFPIESTALRERKEDIPILANHFLNLACQKFSKHGISLTIGDIQKLSAYNWPGNIRELINVIERAVILSNGNRLELNLPLQQEVLESGTQNEIGMRIKTIEELERLERQNMINALKLCGGKISGKDGAAALLKIKPMTLSSRLAKLGIQPKSITADLPTLVGV, translated from the coding sequence ATGAGTGTGTTGTATCAGTCTCTGTTTGAAAAAAGTTCCGAAGCCATTTTGATTATTGCGCCCTATGAAGACCGCATTGTGCATTTGAATCCGGCCGCAGCACGGATGTTTTCGAATTCGGCCGCAGAGCTTGTTCAGCAGCCGGTCAGTCGGATTTTCAAACCGAGTCTGGCAAAACTGGTCGCTTTTACCGACGAAATCGTCGAGAAGCGGCATGCCTGGAGTAATGAGTTGAAAATTTTACTGAATGGCGATCAGAGTCAGGATGTTGAAATTTCCGCGACCTTATTGAGCGTGAGCCCGTCGCTTCTGATCGCCTTCACGCTTTATTGTCCTCAGAAACTTCGTAAACGCCGGGAATTATCCGAAGCCAACCGCTTGCACCGCGATGGATTACAGCACTGGCAGACAATCGAGAGCGTTTTTCGGGAATTTGAGCGAGAGAATCAGCTGATTCTCAAAGCGGTTGGCGAAGGAATTTACGGCGTCGACATTGAAGGTAACGCCACTTTTGTCAATCCGGCTGCCGAAAAAATGTTGGGTTGGCGAGCCAGCGAGCTGATTGGCCGGAATATGCATGCCCTGATCCATCACAGTCACAGTGACGGAACGCCTTATAACTGCGAAAACTGTCACATCTATGCCGCTTTTAAAGACGGCGATGTCCGCCACGTCGATAACGAACAATTCTGGACCAGAGAAGGCCGGCCGATCAGTGTGGAGTACACCAGCACGCCGATTATGGACAACGGTCGACTGGTTGGTGCAGTGGTGATTTTTCGCGATGTCAGCCAAAGAAAGCTGGCCGAGGAAAAGCTGCACTCGGCCTTGAAGGAAGTGCAAAATTTAAAGCAGCGCCTCGAATTGGAAAATGCTTACTTGCAGGAGGAGTATCGCGCCGAACATAACTATAAGGAAATCGTCGGAAAGAGCGCGGCAATCAATAAAATCGTTCAGCAGATCGAATTGGTGGCTCCGACCGATGCCAATGTGTTGATTACCGGTGAGTCGGGAACCGGCAAAGAATTGATTGCCAGGGCGATCCACGAAAGCAGCGGTCGAAAGGGGCGGCCGCTGATCCGCGTCAACTGCGCTTCCATTCCCAGAGAATTGTTCGAAAGCGAATTTTTCGGACACATCAAGGGCGCCTTTACCGGTGCTTTGGCTGACCGTGCCGGACGCTTCGAACTGGCTGACGGCGGCTCGATTTTTCTAGACGAAGTCGGTGAAATTCCGCTGGAACTGCAGAGCAAACTGTTACGGGTTTTGCAGGAACATCAATTCGAACGGGTCGGAGAATCGAAGACACGTAGCATTGATGTGCGCATTATCGCCGCGACCAACCGTAATCTGAAACAGGAGGTTGTGGATAAACGTTTTCGCGAGGATTTGTATTTTCGGCTGAATGTTTTTCCGATCGAGTCGACGGCTTTGCGCGAGAGAAAAGAGGATATTCCGATTCTGGCCAATCATTTTCTGAATCTGGCGTGTCAGAAATTTTCCAAGCACGGCATCAGTCTGACAATTGGCGATATTCAGAAATTGAGCGCTTATAACTGGCCGGGAAATATCCGTGAGTTGATTAATGTGATCGAGCGGGCAGTGATTCTTTCCAACGGCAATCGACTGGAACTGAATCTGCCGCTGCAGCAGGAAGTGCTGGAAAGCGGAACTCAGAACGAGATCGGCATGCGGATTAAAACCATCGAGGAGCTGGAACGGTTGGAACGGCAGAACATGATCAATGCTCTGAAGCTCTGTGGTGGAAAGATTTCCGGTAAAGACGGAGCCGCTGCGCTGCTTAAAATCAAACCGATGACCTTAAGTTCGCGTTTGGCAAAATTGGGGATTCAGCCGAAATCGATCACGGCCGATCTCCCAACGCTTGTCGGTGTTTGA